The Notoacmeibacter ruber DNA segment ACCGCCGTGCACATGCGCGGCAAAAACAAGGACAGGCAACATGGCAAAGAAAGTTGCTGGCGAACTGAAGCTGCAGGTGCCCGCGGGCTCTGCTGCTCCGGCTCCGCCCATTGGTCCCGCGCTCGGTCAGCGCGGCATCAATATCATGGAGTTCTGCAAGGCGTTCAACGCGCGTACGCAGGAGATGGAGAAGGGGATGCCTATCCCCACGATCATCACCTACTACCAGGACAAGAGCTTCACCTTCGTCACCAAGCAGCCGCCGGTGAGCTATTTCATCAAGAAGGCCGCAAGCCTGAAGTCGGGCTCCAAGGCGCCGGGCAAGGAAAGCGCGGGCAAGCTGACCTCGGCTCAGGTGCGAGAGATCGCAGAAGCCAAGATGAAAGACCTCAACGCGAATGATGTGGAAGCTGCCATGCGTATGGTAGAGGGATCCGCCCGTTCGATGGGTCTGCAGGTGGAGGGCTGATCTGATGGCAAAGCTTGCAAAACGGACCCAACAGGTTCGCGAAGGACTCGACCGCACGAAGAATTACGATCTCGGTGAAGCAATCTCCCTGATCAAGGAACGTGCGACGGCGAAGTTCGATGAAACCATCGAAGTTGCCTTCAATCTCGGAGTCGATCCCCGTCACGCCGACCAGATGGTTCGCGGTGTCGTCAATCTGCCGAATGGCACGGGCCGCGATGTTCGCGTCGCCGTCTTCGCACGTGGTGACAAGGCCGAAGAAGCCAAGGCTGCCGGCGCCGACGTCGTTGGTGCGGAAGACCTCGTCGATCAGGTCCAGGGCGGCAATATCGATTTCGATCGTGTGATTGCTACGCCGGACATGATGCCGCTCGTCGGTCGTCTCGGTAAGGTACTCGGCCCGCGTGGCATGATGCCGAACCCGAAGGTTGGTACTGTCACCCCGGATGTGACCGCAGCGGTCAAGGCTTCCAAGGGCGGCGCAGTCGAGTTCCGCGTCGAGAAGGCTGGTATCGTCCATGCCGGTGTCGGCAAGGCTTCTTTCGACGCTGACAAGCTGGTCGAAAACGTTCGCGCTTTCGCCGACGCGGTGAACAAGGCCCGCCCGGCGGGTGCCAAGGGCACCTATCTGAAGCGTATGAGCATCACTTCGACCATGGGCCCCGGCATCAAGGTCGATCTCGGCACTCTGAGCGCCGAATAAGAATTTGCAGGCGGCGGTCCCAACCGATCGTCGCCTGCACGAAATCCCGAGCGCCCTTGGGTGGTCGGGTCGGATGGAAACATCCGGACTATCCTGTCCGAGATTGCGGGCGGCTTTGCCTTAATCGCATGGCCCGCATGAGACGGGGTGAGGCCGGAAGCTGGCACAGGCCAGTGGATGGTTCGAACCGTATTCCGAGCCGGTGGCTGCTTTCGGCAGTCGAAGGTGAGGGGGCAGGACTATCGCTGTCGCGCCTTTTACTTCGAAGGCGCCGCATTTGAAGCCTGCTTCGGATGGGGTGCGGAAGAATGGAAGGCCGGCAAACTGCCAACCGACCGGCGACGATCGTCGGTCAAACGGAGAGACGAAGTGGATAGAGCGGAAAAACGCGAATTCGTCACCGAACTGAACGGCGTCTTCCAGAGCGCCGGTTCGGTCGTGGTGGCCCACTATACCGGTCTCAGCGTTGCGCAGATGAGCGATCTTCGCTCGCGTATGCGTGAAGCTGGCGGCACGGTGAAAGTCGCGAAGAACCGCCTCGCCAAAATCGCTCTTGAGGGTACGGAATCCGAAGGCATGGCTGACCTGTTCCAGGGTCAGACGCTAATTGCCTATTCGGAAGATCCGGTTACGGCACCGAAGGTTGCGGCCGACTTCGCCAAGGGGAACGACAAGCTCGTCATCCTCGGCGGAGCAATGGGCGCAACCATGCTCGACCAGTCCGGCGTGAAGCAGCTTGCTGATCTGCCGTCGCTGGACGAACTGCGCGCCAAGCTCGTCGGCATGATCAACACGCCGGCTACGCGCATCGCGGGTGTCACCCAGGCTCCAGCAGGCCAGTTGGCCCGCGTCCTTGGCGCCTATGCCCGAAAGAACGAAGAGGCGTGAGGCTTTCTTCACCCAACCATTCAACAACCTGTTCGAACTATCTGATAAGGAACTGATAACATGGCTGATCTCGAAAAGATCGTCGACGACCTGTCGAACCTGACTGTGATGGAAGCTGCTGAGCTTTCCAAGATGCTTGAAGAGAAGTGGGGCGTCTCCGCCGCTGCTCCGGTCGCTGTTGCGGCTGGTGGCGGTGCCGCTGCACCGGCTGAAGCTGCTGAAGAGAAGACCGAATTCGATGTCGTCCTGACCGACGCTGGTGACAAGAAGATCAACGTCATCAAGGAAGTCCGCGGCATCACCGGTCTCGGCCTGAAGGAAGCCAAGGACCTCGTTGAGAGCGCTCCGAAGCCCGTCAAGGAAGCCGTCTCCAAGGCCGAAGCCGAAGAGATGAAGAAGAAGCTCGAAGAGGCTGGCGCCAAGGTCGAGCTGAAGTAATCCGTCCCGACGGAGCAGTCGCCCGGCCCTGGCCGGGCGACTGTCTCGGGGCTGGCAGGGCGAATAAGCTCAGCCCAAACCCATTTCCTGAGAGCCCGACATCGGGTTTTCAGGAGACGGGTTTTGCCCGTTAGAGGTCAGGCTCATCGACTGGATGGATGAGAAGACCCTAGAGGACTCGCCACGAATGGATGGTGGCGATTATGGCCCGGTCCGGGGCCACTGTGGATGACGACGAGGAAATGACGCATGGCGCAGACCCAGACATTCAATGGTCGCAAGCGCGTAAGGAAGTTTTTCGGGCACATCCCCGAAGTTGCCGAGATGCCGAACCTGATCGAGGTTCAGAAAGCATCTTATGATCAGTTCCTTATGGTGGACGAGCCCGAAGGTGGCCGTTTGGAAGAAGGCCTTCAGGCTGTCTTCAAGAGTGTTTTCCCGATCTCCGATTTTTCGGGTTCGGCAATGCTGGAATTCGTTCGCTACGAATTCGAAGCTCCCAAGTTCGATGTGGATGAGTGCCGTCAGCGCGATCTGACATTTGCTGCGCCGCTGAAGGTGACGCTGCGTCTGATCGTGTTTGATGTCGACGAGGACACCGGCGCTAAGTCCATCAAGGACATCAAGGAGCAGGACGTCTATATGGGCGACATGCCCCTGATGACGGGCAATGGTACGTTCATCGTGAACGGCACCGAGCGCGTGATCGTTTCGCAGATGCACCGTTCGCCGGGCGTCTTCTTCGATCACGACAAGGGCAAGAGCCACTCTTCCGGCA contains these protein-coding regions:
- the rplK gene encoding 50S ribosomal protein L11 → MAKKVAGELKLQVPAGSAAPAPPIGPALGQRGINIMEFCKAFNARTQEMEKGMPIPTIITYYQDKSFTFVTKQPPVSYFIKKAASLKSGSKAPGKESAGKLTSAQVREIAEAKMKDLNANDVEAAMRMVEGSARSMGLQVEG
- the rplA gene encoding 50S ribosomal protein L1 is translated as MAKLAKRTQQVREGLDRTKNYDLGEAISLIKERATAKFDETIEVAFNLGVDPRHADQMVRGVVNLPNGTGRDVRVAVFARGDKAEEAKAAGADVVGAEDLVDQVQGGNIDFDRVIATPDMMPLVGRLGKVLGPRGMMPNPKVGTVTPDVTAAVKASKGGAVEFRVEKAGIVHAGVGKASFDADKLVENVRAFADAVNKARPAGAKGTYLKRMSITSTMGPGIKVDLGTLSAE
- the rplJ gene encoding 50S ribosomal protein L10, with the protein product MDRAEKREFVTELNGVFQSAGSVVVAHYTGLSVAQMSDLRSRMREAGGTVKVAKNRLAKIALEGTESEGMADLFQGQTLIAYSEDPVTAPKVAADFAKGNDKLVILGGAMGATMLDQSGVKQLADLPSLDELRAKLVGMINTPATRIAGVTQAPAGQLARVLGAYARKNEEA
- the rplL gene encoding 50S ribosomal protein L7/L12, with translation MADLEKIVDDLSNLTVMEAAELSKMLEEKWGVSAAAPVAVAAGGGAAAPAEAAEEKTEFDVVLTDAGDKKINVIKEVRGITGLGLKEAKDLVESAPKPVKEAVSKAEAEEMKKKLEEAGAKVELK